The Hydrogenobacter sp. T-2 region CTCAAGCAACGACAGTTGGTGGAGCTCCTCCAATGACTGGGACAGTGGTAGCTCTTCCTGGAATAGCTGGGGTTCTTCCAGCTGGGACTCTTAGGCTTCTTTACGCACTTTAAATCAAAGATTATAAATTAGACTAAAACCTAAACCCTTTCTGCTATAGCCCTTGCAAACTCCATGGTAGAGAGTGCCTTGGCTTCTATGCCCAGCTTCCTAAAGCCACTGGCTATGTCTGGAGTGCCAAGTTTGTCCTCTATGGCTTTCTTGACCGCATTATATATGAGCTCGCTTGCCTCTTTCCATCCAAGATATTCAAGCATCATAGCACCAGAAAGTGTAAGAGATAACGGGTTTGCAATGCCCTTGCCTGCAATATCGTAGGCGGTTCCATGCGTGCTTTCAAAGAGTGCATAGCCGTCGCCTATGTTCCCACTGGGGACAAAGCCAGGTCCACCCACCAAAGCGGACGCAAGGTCAGAGATATAGTCTCCGTTTAAGTTCTGTGTGATTATCACGTCGTAGGCTTCTGGCTTTAGGACCAACTGCATAAGCATCTGGTCTGTTATAACCTTTACCAATAGGACTTGACCATCCTTTGGCTCTCCTTCTGTTATTACCCTTCCTTCAAACTCTGGCTCCTTTGCCACCTCAAAAGCCCAGTTCATAAAGGCACCTTCTGTAGCCTTCATTATATTGCCCTTACCCACCACCGCTACCACCTTCTTGTTGTTTTCAAGAGCCCACCTTAGAGCCTTTCTCACATGCCTTTTTGTTTTGAATTCGCTCATAGGCTTTACTGTTATTCCACAGTCCTCAGGCAGAGCATACTCAGAAACACCCATCTCCTTTATGAAAAACTCCCTAACCTTTTGTGTATTCTCCGCCTTTGGCATGTATTCTATGCTCATATAAACATCGTCAGAGTTCTCTCTAAAGACCGCCACGTTAACCCTTTCTGGATTAGGAATGGGAGCGGGTTGCCCAAGCCAGTAAACTGGTCTTATAGCAGAGTAAAAGTCCATAGATTGACGCAGGACCGCATTAAGGGACTTTCCACCCTTGCCTACTGGTGTGCCAAGAGGTCCTTTTATGGAAACTATAGCTTGTTTGAGTATCTCAAGGGTCTCCTCTGGCATGCGTTTACCCGTTTTTTCTTCCGCCTTGTCTCCTGCCAAAAGCTCCACCCAGTATATCTTCCTACTTCCACCGTAAGCCTTCTCTACCGCAGTGTTTACCACCTCTATCATGGCAGGAGCTATCTCTGGACCGATGCCATCACCCTCAATGTAGGGGATTATGGGGTTTGCTGGAACTTCAAGGCTCTTGTCCTCTTTTAGCCTTATAAACTGCCCCTCTTGGGGTATCCTTGCCTTACCTTCCCATGTGTAAACATTATCCCACTTCATGCCTGCACCTCATGGTTTTTTTAATATTCTACCACAGAAAGTATATGATATAAATCATGTTGAAATCTTGTGAATTTTATGTTATATTATCGTAGGTGGTGCACCGGTTCCCTCGTGCGTCCTTGATGGCATACCTCTTGGGGCTTCGCCCCTTTTTTTAATAATTTGTTAAATCCACTTGACTTTCACGATAATTTTTGTTATATTCGTGGTAAGCAGTGGCTTACAGGAGGTTGCTTGATGAGAAAACATGTTCTCTTGACTCTTGGGCTTTTTAGCTTTTCTTACGCTCAAAGTCTTCAGCTTGAGGAGGTCAGCGTTACCGCTACAAGGCTGGAAAGAAAAACAGAAGATGTTCCTTCAAGCGTCAAAGTGGTGGGTCAAGAAAAGATAAAGGAAACAAAGATGTTCAACCTGCAGGAGGCACTTTCTGGCACACCCGGTGTTTTTATCCAATCAAGGAATCAAGGCTACGATACAAGGCTTATTCTTAGAGGTTCAGGGCTTCAGGCTCCTTACGGCGTCAGACAGATAATGATACTTCTTAACGGAGTTCCTATTACAGACCCAGACAGTCTTACAAGGCTTGACTTTGTTGATACGCAGTTGGTAAAGTCTATAGAGGTAAACAAAGGTCCAAATCCTTTATGGGGAGTTAACTCTGCAGGTGGTGTGATAAGCGTCCAGACTATAAGTCCCTTTGAAAGAAAGGGGGGAGTTTTTAAAATAGGCGGTGGTGACTACGGAACCTTTTTCTCCCATGTGAACTACACAACAAACTTTAAAAACTTTTACCTTACCCTTTCCGCAAGCAGGAGGCAGACAGACAACAGCTGGAGACCGTGGAATAGGTTCTGGACAAACCAAATAACATTACAACCTGCATACATGTTTTCTGATGGCTCTACTATTGAGTCCTATTTTGGTTATACAAAG contains the following coding sequences:
- a CDS encoding NADP-dependent isocitrate dehydrogenase — its product is MKWDNVYTWEGKARIPQEGQFIRLKEDKSLEVPANPIIPYIEGDGIGPEIAPAMIEVVNTAVEKAYGGSRKIYWVELLAGDKAEEKTGKRMPEETLEILKQAIVSIKGPLGTPVGKGGKSLNAVLRQSMDFYSAIRPVYWLGQPAPIPNPERVNVAVFRENSDDVYMSIEYMPKAENTQKVREFFIKEMGVSEYALPEDCGITVKPMSEFKTKRHVRKALRWALENNKKVVAVVGKGNIMKATEGAFMNWAFEVAKEPEFEGRVITEGEPKDGQVLLVKVITDQMLMQLVLKPEAYDVIITQNLNGDYISDLASALVGGPGFVPSGNIGDGYALFESTHGTAYDIAGKGIANPLSLTLSGAMMLEYLGWKEASELIYNAVKKAIEDKLGTPDIASGFRKLGIEAKALSTMEFARAIAERV